DNA sequence from the Antedon mediterranea chromosome 7, ecAntMedi1.1, whole genome shotgun sequence genome:
GGACGcagtaaaaatggaaaaaacaagaaaatacataTAAGACAAGATAACatcaaaaaacaatattaaaaaataacttaattaaactgATATTCCAAGttgttcattattaaaatattctttaagttttattttgaaggttgcattattttgtattgatttgaGTGAATTGGGGAGCCTGTTCCAGTCACGGATACCTAAGAAATAAAAAGTCGAATCATTAACGCCAGTAGCCTTAGGagtgacaaaattaaatgttgtatagCAGTGCGTACTGCGTAGGGCATATATGTCGATTGCAGCCGCCATCTTATGGGTCCCCTCTCCATAGAGAATCACTTTTTGAACTGCGATAACATTACAGTTTGCCATCTAGCCTTCggcttataattattatcattggaTAAATCTTAActctatgtaaatgtaaactaTATAACGTACCACCACCAAGGCGAGGGATTCGAGCTATGTCTGCGTAGACCGCTAATGAAAAAATAACGACGGAAATAAAAACTGCTTTCATTTTGGAAACCtgttacaaaaacaaacaaaataatcacATAGCGGGTCATTGTTTATCGTATAATTCTAATAACTTTTTTAGAAATTTATGTAATCAGCTGACACCTCTTTTGTTTTTTCTAGTTAATTGCCTAACTGTGTTTATAAACTATACAATTCGTTAACCAAGTGACAAATAAATATACTAATAgcataaaacataatttaatctCATTTAGACCTAGTTAACTATATGATGAATGGTGTTGATACTTAAACAAGTTTGTACATATATTAGCAATGTTAGTATTCAAAAGATTATATAGACCAATATTTAAAACgaaaagtaggcctatctaattatcattttgtattaataCAAGTAACAATACAGTAAAACTCTCCTGAAACAAACCCttctattaataaattaattaaaaatatctaataaaaaaaaggtTATTTAAAAGTAGAATTATGCCTATAATTATATCAATAacaatactgtaggcctactgtaaaacaCTTCTAAACCAAACCAATATTTAAAACGAAAAATATCTTATTATTTTagcattaataataaaaaaatacagtaaaactctAAAACAAACCCTTCTCTAACCaaagaaaatgttttctttAGTAAAATTATGCCTAAACGTAATCGATAACagagggatgtttttttttaatgttatgagGGTCGGAGGATCATCATGATCATCTCAATAGGTGTAGATATAGCACAGGGATTGCATTTACAAATAGGCGTACACGTAGCCACTTTATACTAAAAAAAGTATGTAAAAGTAAAAACATAAAGACAGTAGGCCTTCTAAAGCAGAACCAATATTTAACAATACATTAAACTCTTCTAAAACAAGCCCTTCTCTAATTATCAAAGAACATGTTGGACGATCTGGTAAAATTAAGAGAAACTAGAAAACATTTTCTTTGGCAGAATTATGCCTTTTCGTAATCGATGACAACTTCTAAAGCAAAATCTTCTTTAATACCAACTGGTATTACAGTTGGttataaaaaatattctaataagGAATAATAACCAGAAGTACAAAAAAAGTTATAAGATGATTTAAACGAAAGCCTACTTACGATTACCTGTCAATGACCAGATGCAATGATGGTGGTATGAATTGTTGAAGACGACAAAGATACTACATCTATTTTGAAACTATCCAGACATTTATATAGCATCAGAAAACCTTCTGTTATGTTCATTTTGTGTatattaactaataataatcataagaTGATTGATGCGGCAATGATATGGCGTTAATAAAGTCAGAAAGTTTTATCACTATTAGTGTTTTTGGATCATTATTATTCTCTGGCGACACGTGGTAACTTGGCGTTTAATTTTAGTCTATATTGAGGACAGAGGTCGATACATATGAGAAGTGATGCAAAtagtattttaaacattaataacattagtGCTTTTACGTGTAACCattctaaatgtttttgttattacGCTAATGATAAGAGTTGAGTGTTATTTTGTAACTGTATTAAGAGTTTAATTCTATTTCGCTCAGCCATAAAAAATGACTTATTGTTCAAAATTCTTTAGAAGCACGTTCACCAACAACTACAATGTTAATGTagtttaaattgtgttttattgttattattaccaACAAACATATTGTGCTAATAACAAATTTGTACAGCTATTTTAACTTATATGGTTAGTGAAGCTGTTAAAGGCTAACATGATAATTGTGAAAGATCGCCGGGTGAAATTGCTATTAGTATTTGATAGGATGATAAGGTAATATATTTGTCGTTATGGGAAGCGTAAACAAGTACTTACTATAAGGCCTACTATTTACATCAACTTTCAGCGCGTTTAGTGACGGAAAAGATCTCTCAGGGTATTACAGTTTTGAGTGTAAAACACAAAGAATTATTCGTTGGTGTAATGAATATTATACTATCCGATATATGATACAGGTCGTGAACATGGGATACACGGCTTATCTCGTCTTACAACGTGGTATTTACACTTTTTGTCATCAAAAATCGCTGCACAAGACTTTGGTATATCCACTGGATATGGTCTAGATAGAAGAgaagaaaaacattattttcgaTGATTTACTTAGTTTGCATTTTTTAGAGAGagtatataaaaacaaacatttctaAACATAAAAATTAGAAAACAATATATCATGCTTTGGAGACCTATcataataaagatatatttgtATGCATGCGCAATGCTGCTTGGTCGACTTTGTTGCCGCGTAGcctactaaagcgtggttcccactagaacgtaacgcaaggacgtaaacgcaacgcaagcgttttaaccaatgacaagcgaagttatagacagttagcaatcacaagcaaataagctatcgcttgtgattggtcaattcacttgcgttgcgttacgtctttgcgttgcgtcgctagtgggaaccacgctttaagcttggttcccactagaacgtaacgcaaggacgtaaacgcaacgcaagcgttttaaccaatgacaagcgaagttatagacagttagcaatcacaagcgaataagccatcgcttgtgattggtcaattcacttgcgttgcgttacgtccttgtgttgcgtcgctagtgggaaccacgctttagaagCAAGGCAGTTGTTACATAGTAGCCAAATCTAGTATATCTAGCAACATTTTGACATAGCATCTAGCAATTATGATAAGCATAATTTTGAATATCTAGCATAATTCGGAAAATCAATTAATTCTAAAGCATATTTTCTACGATCTGGCATTGTTTCTAGCATTTTTTCCGAGAAAATCTAGCATAAATTTAACCAAATTCAGCATAATTTGGCCAAAAACCTGATAACCTGTTTTTTTAACGCAATCAAATTAGTGCTATGTGTAGGCCTTCGTAACTGTAATGAAACGCTAATTTCAAACTCACATTGGACAACAAGCAAATCCACTTTTAACGCATGTGCAATCTTCACAGTGATCGTCATAACGTACACGCCACCTACCGCCGACTCTGTATTCTTTTTTCCCGTTAACACATGGGCCTAAATATTAAAGACAAAGgattaaaatagtattttttccATGGTTGCAGCTCTTGGCGTAGGCATACGGATTAAAAAATTGACAATGGTCAGAACtctacttgaaaaaaaaaagaacaaggCCTATTTACCTTTTGAAAACCAGCAATTTGATGAAGTAGTAAACTCCGCCACTGACAACAAGAAGAAGATGTGTATAAGTGGCTGCATTATTCGTATCAGAATTTCTAGAATACTgttaaataaagaaacaaatattaACAAGTTTGCCAACCTAAATATGTGACACACTTCACGGGGGCTCGAAAGTAAGATAAACACGTGGTTGTAAGAATGTGAATCGAATTAGATACATAGGAACCAAACGTAAACTACAATTATTTCAAAACAATTTCTCGTGGCACAAACAGCGCATTTTATTGTAATGTACAAAAGTACACGATTTGTTATATAAGCCTAAATATCAGCCGATgaaatcaacaaaacaatacTTACGAAATCAgtgttttttcaaataatatcaCAATAACCAACACTACATTGTGAAAAAGTTTATCACAATGTTGTCATTTAAAATTCTGGcgtttttgttttaacatttgaGTGGTTTTCCCAAGTGATATTGCtaattaatgaatattgataCAGTCCATTAccaatatacattatttttacgGAGTACAGAATGTTATAATAACTGCACCttgttgtaattattataaCTGTCAAAGTACAATACTTATGAATACTCACGGGATGTTTAGACAAATCCCATATAGATCAACCACAATACGGCAGagatgttaaataatttaaaatgaaaaataactCAATTTGtgttttagtttttattaaaatgtaaaaattacctaa
Encoded proteins:
- the LOC140055336 gene encoding beta-microseminoprotein-like codes for the protein MQPLIHIFFLLSVAEFTTSSNCWFSKGPCVNGKKEYRVGGRWRVRYDDHCEDCTCVKSGFACCPIPYPVDIPKSCAAIFDDKKCKYHVVRRDKPCIPCSRPVSYIG